In the genome of Bradyrhizobium ottawaense, the window TGCCGGCTGCTATCTCGGCCTCCGGAGTCTGGCGAGCCAGCTCGAGGCCGCCCGCACCGACGATGCGCTGCGCAACGTGGTGGCGAGCATGTGGGCCTTCGCGACGACCATCGAGGATGACGGCGTCGCCGGCAGTGTCAACGCCGCGCTACGCTCGGCGCAGGATGCGCTCAAGGCGGCGCTGGACCGCGGAGCCAGCGAGGACGAGCTCAGGGTGCTGACGCAGAAGCTGCGTGAGGCCATGGCCGGCAAGGTGCGCGATCTCGCCCGCCGCGCCGAGCAGAATCCGCTCGGCGCCCGGCAGCCGTTCCCGGCGGAGGTCCAGCTCATCCTCGACAAGGCAGTCGAGCTGCGACAAAAGACCCAGCATGCGACGCCCGAGCAGCTCGCCGAGCTGGCGCAGCAGCAGGACGTCTTGCGCGAGCAGCTTCAGGCCTATCGCAAATCGGCGAACAGCCGTGCCAACAAGGCAGGGGACGACAAGACCAACCAGTTTACGCGGGACCGGAAATGCGGAAGCTAGCACCCGTGCCAGTCTTGAAGGCGATGTCGATCGCCTGCCTCGCCATGCTGTTGGGCGGCGTCTCGCCGGCCGCGGCTCAGCTGGATCAGGATCCCGATGCGCTGCTCGACAGCGCGGAAAAGGCGATGCAGGAATCCGGCGACAGCCTCAGGCAGAAGGAATCCGGGAAGAGCCTGAACAACCAGTCCGACGCCATTCAGAAGCTCGAGGAGTACAAGCGCGCCACGGAAAGAAGCCAGTCGTCCAATCGCGATCGTTCCGTCATCACGCAGCGCGATCTGGATGACCTGCTGCGGCAGATCGAGAAGGCGGCGCGCGAGGGCAACAAAGAGGCGGCCCAGCGCATGCTCGAGCAGCTCGCGCAGATCATGGAAAATCTCCAGATGGCGCAGCCCGGGCAGTCCGGCGAGAGCGACATGGAGCAGGCGCTGAACGAGCTCAGCGACATGATCCGCAAGCAGCAGCAATTGCGCGACAAGACTTTTAAGCAGGGCCAGGATTCCCGGCGTGACCGCTCGCGCGGCAAGCCGCAGGGCGACCAGTCGATGTCGGACCTGCAGCAGGATCAGCAGTCGCTGCGCGACCGCCTGAAGAAGCTGCAGGACGAGCTCGCCAAGCGCGGCCTCGCGCAGAAGGGACAGAAAGGCCAGAAGGGTCAGCAGGGTCAGAAAGGGCAGCAGGGCGATCCGGGCCAGAGCGGCGATCAGGACGGCGACCAGGGCGATGATGACGGCAGCCTCGATGCCGCCGACGGCGCCATGGGCGATGCCGGCTCGAAGCTCGGCGAAGGCAATGCCGATGGCGCCGTGGACTCGCAGGGCAAGGCCCTCGACGCGATGCGCAAGGGCGCGCAGAAGATGGCCGAGGCGATGCAGCAGGGCGATGGCGACGGGCAGGGCGATGGTCCCGGCAATCGGGCCGGCCGGCAGCAAAGCGGCGGCAATCAGACCGATCCGCTGGGCCGCCCGCTTCACGGCCGCGATCTTAGCGACGACTACACCGTCAAGATCCCGGGCGAGATCGACGCCCAGCGCGTCCGCCGCATCCTCGAAGAGCTCCGCCGCCGCCTCGGCGACAGCTCGCGCCCGCAGATCGAGCTCGATTACATCGAGCGGCTGCTGAAGGATTTTTGAGGCGAAGTCGCCACAAGCTCACTGTCATCGCCCGGCTTGCCGCCTTCGCTGAAGCTTCGGCGTGCCAGCGCCGTGTGGGCCTCGGCGTAGCATCGCGGAGCCGGGACCGGGCGATCCAGTATTCCAGAGACAGCAGTGACTAAGTCGATAGGCCGCGGCCTACTGGATGCCCCGGTCCCGGCTCCGCGATGCTACGCCGGGCCCACGCGGGTACTCGGCCGGCGAAGCGTCAGCGAAGACGGCAAGCCGGGGCATGACAGCGGTATGTGTGGTTAAGGTTGCCCGCCACTACCCCTTCTTCGCCGCCAGCGCGTCCGCCACCGCGGTGCGGATGTCGGCGACCGAGAACGGTTTTGTCACGACGTCGTGCACCAGCGCATTGAGGTTCGAGGCGCGCTCGCGCTGGTCGGCAAAGCCGGTCATCAGCAAGATGGTCAAATCGGGAAAATCGCGCGCGGCGGAGAGCGCCAGCGCGATGCCGTCCATCACGGGCATCTGGATGTCGGTGAGCAGCAGGTCGAAGGCGCCGTCCTCGCGGGTCAGGATCTCCAGCGCCTCGGCGCCGTCCTGCGCGGTGACCGTTTCGTGCCCGTCCATGGCGATGGCGCGCGCCACCAGCGTGCGCATCGAATCTTCGTCATCGGCGATCAAGATCTTCGGCATGGGACCAACTTTCGGACCAACCTCGGTACCGGGCGGCGCGATTATACGCTGCCGCCGGCAATGTCGCGCCGGTTGAAGAAGCGAACGTCGATATTGCGGCCTTCCGGCGGCGGCGAGGCCAGGCGGGAGCGGAAGAAGGCGCGCTCGCCGGGCCGCAGCACGGTCTGCTCCAGCACCGTATTCCAGGCGTAGATCTCCGCGCCTTGCCCGTCGCGCACGGCAAAGCGCAGCCGCGGAATGTCGAGCGGCTTCTTGCCCTCGCCGACGATCACACCCTCGATCACCAGCACCTGCTTACCGTCCACGGTCTCGCTGGACAGCTTCACGTCCTTGAAGGCGAGGCCCCGCAGGTTCACCTCGAGCCCGACCATCTTGTAGAAAGCGGCGGTCTGCGGCAGCAGCCGCACCATGTCGCCGCGCCAGATCACCAGCGCCAGAACCAGCGCGCCCATGGCGGCGCAGGCGGTCGGCAGGCCGAAATGGGATTTTTTGAGCGACGCGGTGGCGACTGGACGGCTCACCCGCGCGCCGCGGCGGCCGAACAAGCCGCGGAACCAGGACTGGTGCTGCGCGCCGACGACCTCCTCCTCGGCTTCCCGGGCGGCCGCGGACCACTCGTCTTCGGTTTCCTTGGCCTCTTCGTCGGGCCAGTCGCTGGCAATCGAGGGGCTGTCGACGACGGGCGCATCAGTGGCGCCGTCGTCCTTGGCATAGGAGTTCCATTGCTCGGCAAGATCGGTCTGGTCGTCGGCCTGGCTGGCCGCGGCCATGGCCGGGACGGATGCCTCCTCGATGGCATCCTCGGCATGGGCGATCCAGGTCTCCTTGCAGCGGGAACAGCGGACCGCCCGTCCGTTCGCCCCAAGGCTCGCAAGCTTGATGGCGTAGGATGTCATACAATGGGGGCAGACGATATGCATGGACGAGCCTTGACGATGACCGCGTCGGGGAGAGCCGCGCGGCAAGGATGCTACGATGTATGCTACAGCGCGACCGTTAACGAACCGGAAACCATAACGGCGGCAAAACCCGTTGGTCGCGTATGGCGGAGCGCAGCAGTGCGACCCGCGTCCCCTCTCGAACGGAGCTGAGCTTGGTTCGGTTCGAAAATGTCGGATTGCGTTACGGTCTGGGGCCGGAGATCCTGCGCGACCTCAGCTTCCAGATCCCGGCGCATTCGTTCCAGTTTCTTACCGGCCCCTCCGGTGCCGGCAAGACCTCGCTGCTGCGCCTGTTGTTCCTGTCGCACCGGCCGACGCGGGGACTCGTCAATCTGTTCGGCCACGACATCTCGCGTCTCGGCAAGGACGAGATCGCCGATTTGCGCAAGCGCATCGGCATCGTGCTGCAGGATTTCCGCCTGCTCGATCACATGACGACCTATGAGAACGTGGCGCTGCCGTTCCGCGTCATGGGCCGCAGCGAGTCGAGCTATCGCAAGGAGGTGATCGACCTGCTGCGCTGGGTCGGGCTCGGCGACCGCATGGACGCGCTGCCGCCGATCCTGTCGGGCGGCGAGAAGCAGCGCGCGGCGATCGCGCGCGCCGTCATCTCGCGGCCGCAACTGCTGCTCGCGGACGAGCCGACCGGCAGCGTCGATCCGACGCTCGGACGCCGCCTGCTGCGGCTCTTCATCGAGCTCAACAAATCGGGCACCGCCGTCATCATCGCGACCCACGACATCGGCCTGATGGACCAGTACGAGGCCCGGCGGCTGGTGCTGCACCAGGGACGGTTGCACGTCTATGAGTAGGACCGACGAGCGCGGCGTGTTGGTCGACCTCGGACAGGAGCGTCCGCAGCTTCCGGCCAACGCGCGCAACATGTCGCCGATCGTGCCGCGGGCCTCGATCCAGGGCCGCGCGCTGGTCGCCGTCGTCGCCATCATGACCTTCCTCGCATCGATGACCACGGGCACGGTGCTATTGGTGAGCGCCTCCGCCGCGGAATGGCAGTCGGACGTCGCCAGCGAGATCACCATCCAGGTTCGCCCGCAGGCCGGCCGCGATCTCGAACGCGACACCGCGGCGGTGACGGAGGCGATGCGTGCGCAAGCCGGCGTCGTCGAGGTCAAGCCGTTCACCCGGGAGGAGAGCGGCAAGCTGCTCGAGCCCTGGCTCGGCACCGGGCTGTCGATGGACGACCTGCCGGTGCCGCGCATGATCATCGCGCGCGTGCAACCCGGCACGCTGCTCGATCTCGGCGTCTTGCGCGCGCGCGTGACCCAGGTCGCGCCAAGTGCCAGCGTCGACGATCACCGCGCCTGGATCGAGCGGATGCGCTCGATGACCAACGCCACCGTGCTCGCCGGCCTCGGCATCCTCGCGCTGGTCATCATCGCCACCATCATCTCGGTCTCGTTCGCGACCCGTGGCGCCATGGCGGCGAACCGTCCGATCGTCGAGGTGCTGCATTTCGTCGGCGCCGGCGACCGCTACATCGCCAATCACTTCCTGCGTCATTTCCTGAGGCTGGGCCTCGAGGGCGGCGTGATCGGCGGCGGCGCCGCCATGCTGGTGTTCGGCTTCTCCGAGTCGATCGCCGGCTGGTTTTCCGGTACCCCCGTCGGCGACCAGTTCGCGGCTCTGCTCGGCACCTTCTCGCTGCGGCCATCCGGCTACATCGTGCTCGCGGCCCAGGCCGTGCTGATCGGCGCCATCACCGCGGTGGCCTCGCGCCAGACCCTGTTTGCGACGTTGAACGATGTGGATTGAGTTCTTTCTTCCGTTCTCCCGCAGGAGAGGGCGAAGAAACCGGGACTCCACTTCGCCTCAAAACCTTTTAAAATCACCTCAGGGAAGGGATCACCGACATCATATGACCTCGCCGACCGACGATCGATCGCCGAACCTGCCGCGCGGCTGGCTGCGCGCGGCATTGGTGTCGACGATTGCGCTCGCCTTCGTCGGCGCGGCGGCGGGCTTCATCGCGTTCCTGTCGCAATTGCGCGGCGCCGAGATCGCCCCAAGCCGCAAGGCAGACGGCATCGTGGTCCTGACCGGCGGCTCCTCGCGGGTGTCGGACGCGATGGAGCTGCTCGCTGCCGGCTACGGCAGGCGGCTCCTGATCTCCGGCGTGCACCCGACGTCGACGGCGAGCGACATCTCCCGGACGTTGCCGGAGAACCAGTCCTTCATGACCTGTTGTGTCGATCTCGACCGCACCGCGCTCTCGACCCGCGGCAATGCGGCGGAGGCGCGGCGCTGGGCCGACGGCCGTCGGTTCAAATCGCTGATCGTGGTCACCTCGAACTATCACATGCCGCGCGCGCTGGTGGAATTCTCGCATGCGATGCCGCAGACGACGTTGATCCCATTCGCGGTGGTCGGCGACAAATGGCGCGAGGAGCCGTGGTGGACCTCGGCGTCCACCTTGCGGCTGCTGCTGTCGGAATATGTCAAGTACGTCGCGGCCGAGCTCAGGGTGCGGCTGGAGGATTTCGGGATTGACCTTTCGCCCGAGATGTCGGAGCAGCCTGCAGGTCATCAGCCAAAGCGGCCCGCCACCGCCCAAGCCAATTAACAAGCCAAATTGATCGGCAAATTAATCGGCAAAATAATCGGATCGTCGATGTTCCTGATCTTCCTGCGCTCGCTCGTGTTCAACGTGCTGTTCTACGCCGTGCTGGTCTGCCTCGCGATCGTGGCGCTGCCGACCTTCGCATTGCCGCCGCGCGCCATGCTGACGGTTGCGGAATGGTGGGCCAAGGCGACGCTGGTCCTGATGCGCGTGGTCTGCAACATCAAGGTCGAATTCCGCGGGGTCGAGAAGATACCGCAGGGGCCGCTGGTGATCGTGGCAAAGCACCAGTCGTTCTGGGAGACGTTCGTGCTGCCCGGATTCTTCAATCGTCCGATCTTCATCCTCAAGCGTCAGCTCATGCAGATTCCGGTGTTCGGCCAGTTCCTGGTCAAGACCGGGATGATCGCGATCGATCGCAAGGCCGGCGTGAAGGCGCTCTTGGACATGACGCGGCGGGCGCGCGAGGCGGTGCGCTCGGGCCGGCAGCTCGTGATCTTTCCGGAAGGCACGCGCCGCGCGCCGGGCGCGCCGCCCGACTACAAGACCGGCTTCGCGCAGATCTATTCGTCCTGCGGCGTGCCGTGCCTGCCGATCGCGCTCAACTCCGGCCTGTTCTGGCCCCGCCGCACCTTCATGCGCTATCCCGGCACGCTCGTGGTGGAATTCCTCGATCCGTTGCCGTCAGGCCTGCCGAAGGATGAGTTTCTCTCCCGTGTGCAAACGGCCATCGAAGAGGCAACCAGCCGCCTCGTCGAAGCCGGCCGCAAGGAGCAGGAGCAATTGATCGGCGCCTCGCCGAGTTACGCCCCGTCGGAGAGCTAGCGGCTCTCTCGATCGTCGGGAGCCGGCGGGTGCAGGGAATGCGCATCGCCATGCAGCATGGTCGCGAGCTGATGCAGCTGGGCGTCGCGAAAGCCTTCGGCCTCGATCGCCTTCACCGTCGCGGTGACATAGTCGCGATTGGCGCCGGACTGGCCGTGGCCCTGGACGACATGGCGGTGCTGCTCGGCGAGCGAGAGGCGGCCGGCATATTGCACATGGCCGCGGTCGACGACATAGGCGAGCGCGGAGACGCGCTGGCGCGCATCGTTCTCCAGCCACACCGAGCGCATCACCTCGCGATAGACCGAGGTGACCTGCTCGCGCGCCCGCAAATACGCGACGACCTCAGTGCGGTTCTTTTCAGCGACACGGAAGGCGATGCCGCGGCAGGCGCCGCCGCGGTCGAGCCCGAGCACCAGGCCCGGCTTCTCCGGCGTGCCGCGATGGACGAAGGAATAGACGCAGAGCGCCCGGTGCTCGCCGACCAGCCGCGCCGGGACGCGCTCCTCGAAGTCGAAGCCCGGTCGCCACATCAGCGAGCCGTAGCCGAACACCCAGAGGTCGCCCGTGGCTGTCGTGACGGAGGGGAGGGTGATTTCGGACATTTCGGGCACGGCTACCAGAACCGCGCCCCCAAGCGAAGTGAATTCTCCGCCTTTCGTCGGGGGCTGGCCTCGCTTACATTTGCCAAAATCTGGGGCCAAAGGGTCGCCGCATGTCCAATATGACCGTTGCCGCAGGCCGCCGTTCCCGTTGGGGCCTTTTCATCGCCCCCCTCCTCGTCCTGATCCTCGCCGTCGCCTGGAGCTGCTTCTGGTTCTATGCGGCCTCGCAGGCCGAGATCGCCGCAGACGCCTGGCGGGCGCAGGAGGCCAAGTCCGGCCGCATCTATGATTGCGCCAAGCGCTCGATCGCCGGATTCCCGTTCCGCTTCGAGGTCCAGTGCTCCGGCGCCAGCGTCGCCCTGGTCTCGCAGAACGCGAGCAAGACGCCGTTCACGGCCAAGCTCGACAACATCCTGGTCGTTGCGCAGGTGTACGATCCCAAGCTCGTCATCGCCGAATTCTCCGCGCCCGCGACGCTGACCGACGGTGTCACGCAAAACACCTTCGTGGTGAACTGGAGCAAGGGCCGCAGCAGCGTGGTCGGCCTGCCGGCGGTGCCGGACCGCGCCTCGATCGTGTTCGACGATCCCAACATCAATCGTCTCGACGGCAGCATGCAGGTGCCGCTCGCGCGTGCCAAGCAGGTCGAACTGCACGGGCGCCTCGCGGACGGATCGCCAGCCGATCATCCCGTGATCGAGACCGTGCTCCATGTCGCGCAGGGCAGCATCCAGGGCGTTCATCCCTTGCTCGCCGAGCCGTTCGAGGCGGACACGCGCGCCAAGATCAGGGGCCTCTCCGACCTGACGCCAAAGCCCTGGCCGCAGCGCTTCCGCGAGATCCAGGCCGCCGGCGGTCATATCGAGATCGTGCAGTCGCGGATCCAGCAGGGCGAGATGATCGCGGTTGCGGCCGGCACGCTTGGCCTCTCCGCCAATGGCCGGCTCGACGGCGAACTGCAGATGACCGTCACGGGCCTCGAGCGCGTGATCCCGGCGCTCGGCATCGAGAAGATGCTCGAGGAGGGCGTGCCGCAGGCAACGCTCGATCGCGTCGCGCCCGGCGTGAAATCGCAGGACCTCAACAATCTGTTCGGCGCGCTCGACCGAGCCGTGCCCGGCCTCGGCAAGGTGATCAAGCAGAACGCCAATGCCGGCGTCGCCGCCGGCATCAACTCGATCGGCACCGAGAGCACGCTGGAAGGCAAGAAGGCGAGAAGCTTCCCGCTGAAATTCGTCGACGGCGCCGTGCTGCTCGGCCCGGTCAAGGTCGGCCAGATCCCGCCGCTGTATTAGAGCGTGGGCTGAGTTCACCACGTGATCAACGGCGCACGATGCAGCCAGGCATCGGCGCGCAGTTGATCCAGGACGAAGGTCGCAACGTCCTGTCGCGATATGCTTCCTCCACGGAAGTCGGAGAGGTCCGTCAGGGCTCGGACCGAGCCGCGGCCGGGCTTGTCGTTCAGGACTGAGGGCCGAACGAGAACCCAGTCGAGCCCGCTGTTTCTGACGATGGCCTCCTGGCGGTTTTTGTCGGCGTACACCTTGCGCAAGAGCAGCGGGAAAATCAGATTGTCGAAAACAAACCCGCCATGGCCGGCGCTATCACCTGCGCCAATTCCGGTGATGCAGACGAGGCGCGAGACTTGTTGCGCCTTCATCGTATTCACAAGCATGCGTGTCGCCGCCGAGAGCAGCGTCACCTCGCGGAACGGGCTCGCCGGTGTGCCGAGTGCGCTGACAACGGCATCACGGCCCTTGAGTGCCTGACGCAAGGCGATCTCGTCGCGGGCATCGCCGATGATGAGATTGGCACCCTTCAGATCACGCGCTTTCTCGCCAGAACGCACGAGCGCCGCGACGTCGTACCCTCGCGCCACCGCCTGGTTGACGATCAGGCGGCCGGTGGCGCCGGTCGCGCCAAGGATCAGTATCTTCGGTGGGACAGTCCGGATGTTATCGGTTTCGGAGTCTTGCATGGTCGTGACCTCGGAATGCGGGACGTCTCCGTGGAGGCCGCCCCCTGGTTCATGTTCGTTGTGACGATCAGAGCTTGCCTTCCGCGAGCAGCTCGCGGGCCCTTGGGCTGATGCCGCTGCCGTCAGGCCGAAGCCGTGATCTCAGAGACGAAGTCGCGATAGGAGCGCAGCGGACGGCCGAGGAGAGTGTTCAAACGCTCGACGTCGCCGGCATTGGGGATCATTCCGTCGGTGAGGAAGCGCTCGCTCATCAGCCGCATGTCGAAGGCCATCCAGCTCGGCATGAACTGCCTGAGGTTCTTTTCGAAGCCGGCAGGATCGTCACCCGGATATGCGATCGTGCGACCCAGCACCTCCGACCAGATGGCGGCAGCCTTCGCGCCGGTCAGTGTGTCCGGACCGACGAGATTGATCCGGTCGGGCGGAAGTGATGCGCCGGACTTGTCGCGGCGGACGAGCTCGATGGCCGCGATTTCACCGATGTCGCGGGCGTCGATCATCGCCAGTCCTTTGCCGCCGATCGGCATGGGGTAGACGCCGTATCCGCTCACCACGTCCTTGATCGTGAGATCGTTGTTCATGAAGTAGGCGGGGCGCAGGATGGTGGCGTTGAAGCCCATCTGCTCGATCATCCGCTCGACGCCGAACTTGCCCGCGAAGTGCGGCACGTTCACGTACAGATCGCTGTGGATCACCGACAGATAGACGAGCCGCTCGACGCCAGCTTCTCGCGCAATGTTGAGGGCGATCAGCGCCTGGGTGAATTCGTCCGCTACCACGGCGTTGAGCAGGAACAGGGTGGAGACGCCTGAGAACGCACTGCGCAGCGAGTCAACGTCCAGGAGGTCGCCCTGCACGACGTTCACGCCCGGCGGCAGGTTGGCCTTTGCAGGATCGCGGACGAGGGCGCGAACATCGGCGCCGCGCTTGACGAGCTGTTCAACGACTTGGCGGCCGACATTGCAATGGGTTCACTCTCCGGGGTGGGTTGCTGGACACCTCCGCAAATTAGTGACCCACGTGCGGGCCGATAGACGCTATATTTGTACAGACCGTCTCATTGGTGGAACATATGGATCTGCTCGCACTCGCCGATTTCAACCTTGTCGCCCGTCACGGCGGGTTCGGACGGGCCGCCCGGGCTGCCGGCCGCCCGAAGGCGACGCTCTCGCGCCGGGTCTCCGAGCTGGAGGGCAGCCTTGGCTTGCGCCTCTTCGAGCGCGGAAGCCGCACGCTGAAGCTCACCGAGGAAGGGCGGGCGCTCTATGAGCGGACGGGAACATTGCTCGCCGAACTCGACGAGACGGCGGCGGCGATCGCTTCAGGCGGTGCCAAGCCGCGAGGCAGCTTGCGGATCAGCGCGCCTCTGCTTTTCTCGCAAACTGCGATGGGAAAGCTGGCCGCTGCGTTCGCTCTGAAATATCCGGAGGTGCGGCTCGAGGTCACGACGGAAGACCGCGCCGTCGACATGATCGAGGAAGGCTATGACCTCGTGATCCGCGTCAATCCCGACCCCGACGAAACCCTTGTCGGACGAATCCTGATGCGCGATCGGCTGGTCGTGGTCGCGAGCCCCGACCTCAGTCGCCCTGCGTACGATCTTGCCGTTCCGACCGTGGTGCGTGGTGCGAGCGATCTGACATCGGCGTGGGAGGTGAAGTCTTCGATCGGAAACTCACGGATCTCGACCGATCCGGTGCTTCGCCTGTCCTCGATCGTTATGGTTCGCGATGCGGTCCGCGCAGGCGTGGGCGCCGCTCGCCTTCCTGTGTCGCTTGTGAGTCACGACCTGGCGGCCGGCAAGCTCGTCCACTGGGGTGATGTCGACGGACCGGAGATCGTCCTCTGGGCGCTGTACCCTTCGCGCCGGCTGCTCAGCGCTCGCGTATCCGCGTTCCTCGACTTTCTCAAGGAAGCCTTTCCCTCGGGGACGCCGGGTGAGCTCGCGGCCTTCATCGACTAGGTCAAGGGAGCAGATCGAGATCGCTCCCGCGCTGGCGCCATCCGAGCTACGAACTCACGGCTTGTTGCCGAGCTGCCCGTGCTGCCGGCCGAAATCCGCGGCCGCCGAATCCTGGCCGATCTCGACGATGCCGCGGCGGATGGCGCGGGTGCGGGTGAAATGGTCGAACAGGGCTTCGCCGTCGCCGCGGCGGATCGCGCGGGTGAGCTTTGCGAGATCCTCGGTGAAGGTGCCGAGCATCTCCAGCACGGCCTCCTTGTTGGCGAGGAAGACGTCGCGCCACATCGTCGGGTCGGAGGCCGCGATGCGGGTGAAATCGCGGAAACCGCCGGCGGAGAACTTGATCACCTCGGACTCCGTCACCTGCGCCAGCTCGTCGGCGGTGCCGACGATGGTGTAGGCGATCAGATGCGGCAGATGGCTGGTGATCGCGAGCACGAGATCGTGATGGTCCGGCGTCATCACCTCGACCTTGGCGCCCATCGCCGCCCAGAAGGCGCGCAGGCGATCAGTCGCGGCCGCGTCGACGCCTTCCGGCGGGGTGAGGATGCACCAGCGGTTGATGAAGAGCTCGGCGAAACCTGAATCCGGCCCCGAATGCTCGGTGCCCGCCACCGGATGCGCCGGCACGAAATGAACGGTCTTCGGCAGATGCGGCGCCATATCCCTGACGATGGCGCCCTTGACCGAGCCGACGTCGGAGACAACAGCGCCGGGCTTCAGATGCGCGGCGATCTCCTGCGCGACCTCGCCGCAGGCGCCGACGGGAATGCAGAGGATGACGAGATCGGCATCCTTCACTGCTTCCGCATTGGTCGCCACGACCTGATCGACGATCCCGAGCTCCATCACCCGCGCGCGGGTCTTCTCCGAGCGCGCGGTGGTGACGATTTCGCCCGCCAGGCCCTGGAGCTTCGCAGCGCGCGCGATCGAGCCGCCGATCAGGCCGAAGCCGATCAGCGCGACGCGCTGGAAGTGCGGTGCGCTGCTCATCTGCCGGCCATGAAGTCGCGCAAGCCGTCGACCACGAGGCGGTTGGCCTCCTCGGTGCCGATGGTCATGCGCAGCGAATGCGGCAGGCCGTAATTCTTCAAGCCGCGCAGCACGAGGCCCCGCTTGGTCAGGAAGGCGTCGGCGTCATCCGCGGTCTTGCCCTTGTCGGCCGGGAAGTGGATCAGCACGAAATTGGCGACGCTCGGCGTCACCTTCAGCCCAAGCTTGCCGATCTCCTCGGTCAGCCAGTTGCGCCAGGTCTCGGTGAATTGCTTCGACATCGCCTGGTGCGCAGTGTCCTCGATCGCGGCGACCGCGGCATACATTGCTGGCGTCGACACGTTGAACGGGCCGCGGATGCGGTTGACCGCGTCGATGATGTGCTCGGGGCCGAACATCCAGCCGATGCGCAGTGCCGCGAGGCCGTGGATCTTGGAGAAGGTGTGCGTCACCACCGTATTCTCGGTGGTGGCGACCAGCTCGATCCCCATCTCGTAGTCGTTGCGCGAGACGTAGTCGCAATAGGCGGCATCGAGCACCAGCAGCACGTGCGACGGCAGGCCGGCGCGCAGGCGCTTGACCTCGTCGAACGGCACATAGGTGCCGGTTGGATTGTTGGGGTTGGCGAGCCAGACCAGCTTGGTCTTCGGCGTCACCGCCTTGAGGATGGCGTCGACGTCGCAGGTGAGGTTGGTCTCCTGCGCGACGACGTTCTTGGCGCCCACCGCCATGGTCGCGATCGGGTAGACCAGGAAGCCGTGCGTGGTGGAGATCGCCTCGTCACCCTGGCTGAGATAGGTGTGGGCGAGCAGATTGAGGATCTCGTCCGAGCCGGCGCCGCAGATGATGCGGTTCGGGTCGAGCCCGAAGGAGCGGCCGATCGCCTCGCGCAGCACGCGCGAGGTTCCTTCCGGATAGTCTTCCAGGTGATCCGCCACGTGCTTGAACGCCTCGATCGCCTTGGGCGAGGGCCCGAACGGCGTCTCGTTGGCCGACAGCTTGAACACCTTGCGGCCCGGCTCGGCGACCGGGCTCTTGCCGGGCGTGTAGGGCGCAATATCGAGAATGCCGGGATTCGGCACGGGGCGGGACATCTTGAACTCCGAAAATGGCGGGGCGCGGCGCGTGGTTTACGATTTCGCCCCGGTCGGGGGCACCGTATA includes:
- a CDS encoding DUF2125 domain-containing protein, encoding MSNMTVAAGRRSRWGLFIAPLLVLILAVAWSCFWFYAASQAEIAADAWRAQEAKSGRIYDCAKRSIAGFPFRFEVQCSGASVALVSQNASKTPFTAKLDNILVVAQVYDPKLVIAEFSAPATLTDGVTQNTFVVNWSKGRSSVVGLPAVPDRASIVFDDPNINRLDGSMQVPLARAKQVELHGRLADGSPADHPVIETVLHVAQGSIQGVHPLLAEPFEADTRAKIRGLSDLTPKPWPQRFREIQAAGGHIEIVQSRIQQGEMIAVAAGTLGLSANGRLDGELQMTVTGLERVIPALGIEKMLEEGVPQATLDRVAPGVKSQDLNNLFGALDRAVPGLGKVIKQNANAGVAAGINSIGTESTLEGKKARSFPLKFVDGAVLLGPVKVGQIPPLY
- a CDS encoding NAD(P)-dependent oxidoreductase: MQDSETDNIRTVPPKILILGATGATGRLIVNQAVARGYDVAALVRSGEKARDLKGANLIIGDARDEIALRQALKGRDAVVSALGTPASPFREVTLLSAATRMLVNTMKAQQVSRLVCITGIGAGDSAGHGGFVFDNLIFPLLLRKVYADKNRQEAIVRNSGLDWVLVRPSVLNDKPGRGSVRALTDLSDFRGGSISRQDVATFVLDQLRADAWLHRAPLITW
- a CDS encoding LysR family transcriptional regulator, producing the protein MDLLALADFNLVARHGGFGRAARAAGRPKATLSRRVSELEGSLGLRLFERGSRTLKLTEEGRALYERTGTLLAELDETAAAIASGGAKPRGSLRISAPLLFSQTAMGKLAAAFALKYPEVRLEVTTEDRAVDMIEEGYDLVIRVNPDPDETLVGRILMRDRLVVVASPDLSRPAYDLAVPTVVRGASDLTSAWEVKSSIGNSRISTDPVLRLSSIVMVRDAVRAGVGAARLPVSLVSHDLAAGKLVHWGDVDGPEIVLWALYPSRRLLSARVSAFLDFLKEAFPSGTPGELAAFID
- a CDS encoding prephenate/arogenate dehydrogenase family protein, which translates into the protein MSSAPHFQRVALIGFGLIGGSIARAAKLQGLAGEIVTTARSEKTRARVMELGIVDQVVATNAEAVKDADLVILCIPVGACGEVAQEIAAHLKPGAVVSDVGSVKGAIVRDMAPHLPKTVHFVPAHPVAGTEHSGPDSGFAELFINRWCILTPPEGVDAAATDRLRAFWAAMGAKVEVMTPDHHDLVLAITSHLPHLIAYTIVGTADELAQVTESEVIKFSAGGFRDFTRIAASDPTMWRDVFLANKEAVLEMLGTFTEDLAKLTRAIRRGDGEALFDHFTRTRAIRRGIVEIGQDSAAADFGRQHGQLGNKP
- the hisC gene encoding histidinol-phosphate transaminase; amino-acid sequence: MSRPVPNPGILDIAPYTPGKSPVAEPGRKVFKLSANETPFGPSPKAIEAFKHVADHLEDYPEGTSRVLREAIGRSFGLDPNRIICGAGSDEILNLLAHTYLSQGDEAISTTHGFLVYPIATMAVGAKNVVAQETNLTCDVDAILKAVTPKTKLVWLANPNNPTGTYVPFDEVKRLRAGLPSHVLLVLDAAYCDYVSRNDYEMGIELVATTENTVVTHTFSKIHGLAALRIGWMFGPEHIIDAVNRIRGPFNVSTPAMYAAVAAIEDTAHQAMSKQFTETWRNWLTEEIGKLGLKVTPSVANFVLIHFPADKGKTADDADAFLTKRGLVLRGLKNYGLPHSLRMTIGTEEANRLVVDGLRDFMAGR